In one window of Megalops cyprinoides isolate fMegCyp1 chromosome 24, fMegCyp1.pri, whole genome shotgun sequence DNA:
- the crispld1b gene encoding cysteine-rich secretory protein LCCL domain-containing 1b isoform X2, which yields MKRLPWDWQRGTAALLFISQTVVAMVIPNSTHLEAMLEKYLEEDGEGVAPRLRGKRAISESDMHLILDLHNKLRGEVYPQASNMEYMVWDTELERSAEAWAHTCLWEHGPASMLTQIGQNLGAHWGRDRPPTFHVQAWYDEVRDFSYPYPQECDPYCPYRCRGPVCTHYTQLVWATSNRIGCAINVCYNMNVWGMIWAKAVYLVCNYSPPGNWWGHAPYKHGSPCSACPPSYGGGCRDNLCYKDGAERRYHPETEETNYIEPEVPRTPEPRSRGHSPTPSPNEHTERNEVVSTRQMSQQVSCEDKLRDKCKGTTCNRYECPAGCSHSKAKVFGSGYYDMQSSICGAGLHAGIVDNEGGWLDITRVGRKEHFTKSNKNGVQTLGKSQSANAFTVSKVPVKAITCETTVAQLCPFKKPVRHCPRLYCPRNCVQEHYHYARVIGTRVYSDKSSICRAAIHAGVIKNEAGGYLDVMPVDRRRQYIGSYQNGISSESIRNPSAGKAFRVFAVI from the exons ATGAAGCGTTTACCCTGGGACTGGCAGAGAGGGACAGCCGCTCTTCTATTTATATCCCAAACAGTGGTCGCCATGGTGATCCCTAACTCCACCCACCTGGAGGCTATGCTGGAAAAGTACCTtgaggaggatggagagggggTGGCGCCCAGGCTGAGGGGGAAGAGAGCCATCAGTGAGAGTGACATGcacctgatcctggatctgcaCAATAAGCTGAGGGGGGAAGTCTACCCGCAAGCCTCAAATATGGAGTACATG GTGTGGGACACAGAGCTCGAGAGAAGCGCGGAAGCCTGGGCTCACACTTGCCTTTGGGAGCACGGCCCAGCCAGCATGCTGACCCAGATCGGACAGAACCTGGGGGCTCACTGGGGCAG AGACCGGCCGCCTACCTTTCACGTCCAGGCCTGGTATGATGAAGTGAGGGACTTCTCTTACCCCTATCCCCAGGAATGTGACCCTTACTGTCCTTACCGCTGCCGTGGGCCAGTGTGCACCCACTACACACAG CTGGTTTGGGCCACTAGCAATAGGATTGGCTGTGCCATCAATGTGTGCTACAACATGAACGTGTGGGGGATGATCTGGGCCAAAGCCGTCTACCTGGTCTGCAATTACTCCCCGCC GGGGAACTGGTGGGGGCATGCCCCGTACAAACATGGCAGCCCATGCTCGGCTTGCCCCCCCAGCTATGGCGGGGGGTGCAGGGACAATCTGTGCTATAAAG ATGGGGCGGAAAGACGATACCATcctgaaacagaagaaacaaactACATTGAGCCTGAAGTGCCCAGAACTCCAGAACCCAGGTCACGAGGGcattcccccaccccctccccgaACGAACACACGGAGAGGAACGAGGTGGTGAGCACCAGGCAGATGT CCCAGCAGGTGTCCTGTGAGGATAAGCTACGTGATAAATGCAAAGGAACAACCTGTAACAG GTACGAATGCCCAGCTGGCTGCTCACACAGCAAAGCCAAAGTATTCGGAAGTGGCTATTACGACATG caatcTAGTATTTGCGGTGCTGGTTTACATGCTGGGATAGTGGACAATGAGGGAGGCTGGCTGGATATCACAAGAGTGGGGAGGAAAGAGCACTTcacaaaatccaacaaaaatgGGGTGCAGACTCTGGG AAAATCACAGAGTGCAAACGCTTTCACGGTGTCAAAAGTTCCAG tgAAAGCTATCACGTGTGAGACTACAGTTGCCCAGCTCTGCCCTTTCAAAAAGCCAGTTAGACACTGTCCAAG GTTATACTGCCCCCGTAACTGTGTCCAGGAGCACTATCACTATGCCAGAGTCATCGGGACTCGTGTTTACTCAGAT AAATCCAGCATTTGCCGTGCTGCCATCCACGCTGGGGTCATTAAGAATGAAGCAGGAGGATACCTGGACGTGATGCCTGTGGACAGGAGGCGGCAGTACATTGGCTCGTACCAGAACGGGATCTCCTCGGAGAG cataCGGAATCCTTCAGCAGGCAAAGCATTCCGAGTGTTTGCGGTCATTTGA
- the crispld1b gene encoding cysteine-rich secretory protein LCCL domain-containing 1b isoform X1 gives MKRLPWDWQRGTAALLFISQTVVAMVIPNSTHLEAMLEKYLEEDGEGVAPRLRGKRAISESDMHLILDLHNKLRGEVYPQASNMEYMVWDTELERSAEAWAHTCLWEHGPASMLTQIGQNLGAHWGRDRPPTFHVQAWYDEVRDFSYPYPQECDPYCPYRCRGPVCTHYTQLVWATSNRIGCAINVCYNMNVWGMIWAKAVYLVCNYSPPGNWWGHAPYKHGSPCSACPPSYGGGCRDNLCYKEDGAERRYHPETEETNYIEPEVPRTPEPRSRGHSPTPSPNEHTERNEVVSTRQMSQQVSCEDKLRDKCKGTTCNRYECPAGCSHSKAKVFGSGYYDMQSSICGAGLHAGIVDNEGGWLDITRVGRKEHFTKSNKNGVQTLGKSQSANAFTVSKVPVKAITCETTVAQLCPFKKPVRHCPRLYCPRNCVQEHYHYARVIGTRVYSDKSSICRAAIHAGVIKNEAGGYLDVMPVDRRRQYIGSYQNGISSESIRNPSAGKAFRVFAVI, from the exons ATGAAGCGTTTACCCTGGGACTGGCAGAGAGGGACAGCCGCTCTTCTATTTATATCCCAAACAGTGGTCGCCATGGTGATCCCTAACTCCACCCACCTGGAGGCTATGCTGGAAAAGTACCTtgaggaggatggagagggggTGGCGCCCAGGCTGAGGGGGAAGAGAGCCATCAGTGAGAGTGACATGcacctgatcctggatctgcaCAATAAGCTGAGGGGGGAAGTCTACCCGCAAGCCTCAAATATGGAGTACATG GTGTGGGACACAGAGCTCGAGAGAAGCGCGGAAGCCTGGGCTCACACTTGCCTTTGGGAGCACGGCCCAGCCAGCATGCTGACCCAGATCGGACAGAACCTGGGGGCTCACTGGGGCAG AGACCGGCCGCCTACCTTTCACGTCCAGGCCTGGTATGATGAAGTGAGGGACTTCTCTTACCCCTATCCCCAGGAATGTGACCCTTACTGTCCTTACCGCTGCCGTGGGCCAGTGTGCACCCACTACACACAG CTGGTTTGGGCCACTAGCAATAGGATTGGCTGTGCCATCAATGTGTGCTACAACATGAACGTGTGGGGGATGATCTGGGCCAAAGCCGTCTACCTGGTCTGCAATTACTCCCCGCC GGGGAACTGGTGGGGGCATGCCCCGTACAAACATGGCAGCCCATGCTCGGCTTGCCCCCCCAGCTATGGCGGGGGGTGCAGGGACAATCTGTGCTATAAAG AAGATGGGGCGGAAAGACGATACCATcctgaaacagaagaaacaaactACATTGAGCCTGAAGTGCCCAGAACTCCAGAACCCAGGTCACGAGGGcattcccccaccccctccccgaACGAACACACGGAGAGGAACGAGGTGGTGAGCACCAGGCAGATGT CCCAGCAGGTGTCCTGTGAGGATAAGCTACGTGATAAATGCAAAGGAACAACCTGTAACAG GTACGAATGCCCAGCTGGCTGCTCACACAGCAAAGCCAAAGTATTCGGAAGTGGCTATTACGACATG caatcTAGTATTTGCGGTGCTGGTTTACATGCTGGGATAGTGGACAATGAGGGAGGCTGGCTGGATATCACAAGAGTGGGGAGGAAAGAGCACTTcacaaaatccaacaaaaatgGGGTGCAGACTCTGGG AAAATCACAGAGTGCAAACGCTTTCACGGTGTCAAAAGTTCCAG tgAAAGCTATCACGTGTGAGACTACAGTTGCCCAGCTCTGCCCTTTCAAAAAGCCAGTTAGACACTGTCCAAG GTTATACTGCCCCCGTAACTGTGTCCAGGAGCACTATCACTATGCCAGAGTCATCGGGACTCGTGTTTACTCAGAT AAATCCAGCATTTGCCGTGCTGCCATCCACGCTGGGGTCATTAAGAATGAAGCAGGAGGATACCTGGACGTGATGCCTGTGGACAGGAGGCGGCAGTACATTGGCTCGTACCAGAACGGGATCTCCTCGGAGAG cataCGGAATCCTTCAGCAGGCAAAGCATTCCGAGTGTTTGCGGTCATTTGA